tttaagtgttcttGTTTGGCTGACTTTGCAAGATAATAGTTCCAGAATGTGATAAGATAAGCTGCTagtagcacatttgcaaagctaagcgggGGTATGGTAttgtttcaaactggatggggagctgtgtgttgagattcctgcaatggactagatgacccctggggttcccttgaattctattattctctgtattaatttttaaattatatttaataactttcaccaatttcaaatttcttatacagtacatttctcttgggttacaggtaggtagccgtgttggtctggatcgaagtaaaataaaaaaattccttcagtagcaccttaaagaccaactaagtttttattttggtatgagctttcgtgtgcatgcacacttcttcagatacagtgaaatggaagtttccaggcacttatgtagagaaggggtggggaggggtggggatggggaggggggatcactcagaagggtggtggaaatgggtgattgactgactgatagctgttgatgaccgcaaacgactgcaaatggttttgcatgaaaaagcaagggttgagatggctgaagatcgcttatcatgtataatgagataagaacccgatatctctgttcaaaccaggtccctccatggttttgagcttggtgataagttgcaattcagcaacttctctttccagtctatttctgaaattcttttgtagtaagacagctgtAGCTGTAGCTGTCTTagtacaaaagaatttcagaaatagactggaaagagaagttgctgaattgcaacttatcaccaagctcaaaaccatggagggacctggtttgaacagagatatcgggttcttatctcattatacatgataagcgatcttcagccatctcaacccttgctttttcatgcaaaaccatttgcagtcgtttgcggtcatcaacagctatcagtcagtcaatcacccatttccaccacccttctgagtgatcccccctccccatccccacccctccccaccccttctctacataagtgcctggaaacttccatttcactgtatctgaagaagtgtgcatgcacacgaaagctcataccaaaataaaaacttagttggtctttaaggtgctactgaaggaatttttttattttatttctcttggGATTTGGCTTCCCGCCTTTCCTTCTATGCTGTTTTTGTACACATCCCTTTTACATACTGCATGATATCACATTATTTCACTTATTAAATTCTATTATTCtcatgttgcttttgttttgttttccccctcctctcccccaaacAGGCTTCCTGTTCTCCGCTTTATCTGACCCTCCCGCATTCTCTCCTTCCACTACGAGCGCACGTCTCCTGAAGCATCTCTATGTCCCACCATGCGCAGTTAGCTCCGCCTAACTACTGGCGACGCATGCGCAGTCTGCCGCGACGCCGTTGGAGGGTAGTATGGCGGGGTCGGGGGCAAAGGTGGCGGCGGCCGCGCGCTTCTCAACCACACCGCAGAGTATTATACTTGAGTAGCTCCGCCTAACTGCTGGCAACGCATGCGCAGCTTCCCGCCGCGCTGCCCTTAGCGAGCAGCATTGTGGGGCCGGGGCGCAAGATGGCGGCGGTGCTGCAGGCGGCGTCTCGTCAGGTGAGAGTCGCGGTCGCGCGTGTTTCCTCCTGGAGCGCCGCCCTTTTCCCCGCGCCGGGATGGCCTCGGCTGCGTGTTGTCACGTTTCAGCCCCGTCAGAAACGGAGCCGAGGCTGGCGGAGCCCCGCTTGCCCCGCCTCCGTGCAAACGGGTTGGTTTGTGCTCCGCCTTTCTCTTGAGGGGGGCTCGAGGCGGCTGACAGATGGGGAACGTAGAAAAGGCGATAATTAGAGAACACACAAGAGTTTGGCACCATGAGTCCCGTCCTTTCGTCTGCCCTCCGGATCCCCTGATCGTCGCCCCACTTCTTGTCGTGCGCTCAGCTGCGCGTGGTCCGCCTTGGAGAGAAGCAGCCGGCCTTGGTTTTGGGCCGCTGCCAGgcctgtgctgggggggggggcgtgtgaaGGACACGAACGTCTCATTTCGCTTGGATAGGTGTCAGCTGCTGTGTTTCAGGTTGGTGGAGGttggctttggggggggcagaaagccGGGATTTTGTTTCGTGAGTTATTAGGGCCCAAACACAAACCCTAaagtctattccccccccctcaaataaacTCAGGAATGTAAAAGTAttttgcctggttgcctgtaggAAGTATCGTAGTACCTCCTGCTAGCCAGGCATTTTCCCCCTGTGCATCACCCCATCAGGGTGGTACAAATAACAAACAGTTGTGTCACCAGGTGGGTAGGCTAGTAAATTATTTGTGGGCTCACACTTtcttggtctcccccccccccaagactaaaTCTGCAAAAAACGTTTGTCAGCAAATGAGATAAAAGtataattagatttttttaaagaacacatgCATTGTTGAATATCTGGGTGCTTGCATCTGATTACTTTCACAAAATGTACACTTTGACCctgatttatttttgttataataATAGATCTTCCGCATACCATGTGTTGGACAAGTAAGGGGTTATTACGTTGACTGGAAGATGGTACGTGATGTTAAGAGAAGGAAGATGGCTTTTGAATATGCAGATCAGAGGCTGCGGCTGAATTCCCTTAGGAAAAACAAAATTTTGCCCAAAGAACTCCAGGTACAATGAAAATTACTGTTTTAAGATATTCCGGATTGTAGCAATGAAGCAGGCATCCCCTCCCCATCTACATCACAgattcaaaaatatattttatttcagtaTGATATAACCAAAATCGCCACTCCACAGGTTATGAACAGAATCAATTTATCTCCTGATTCATTTCCCACAGTACATCCATTGCTTTTTACATACTTTTTAAAGTCAATTTCAATTCTTTCCAGGAGCTAAGAGTCCACTAAGCAAATAATAGTATGGAAGCAGGTAGCCAGTTGTGTGCAGTTACAGTATTACACTGAGGATCAGTTTGGAATGTAACCTACCGCTTGGGAATCCTGTAATTTTGTTATTGTGTCTTTATTGTGGTGGGTTCCCTGAGTGGCATCTATTACCGGTATGCATTGAAAACGTTTCTCATTGTGTCCTGCAATTAAAAATTCCAGGCATTTTTTTACTGGTTATTCTGTTCCGGACTGTATTCTTTCTTAAATTTAAAGGGCATCTTGAAAGCTCTTTTGTTTTCCATACGCTTATAGAATTTAACTGTTGGTTGTTCTGCATAGTGATTCAGTCGTTTTacaaaattcctttttttaaaaaaaatgtattattgtaGGTAGTGTTTTAGTGAGTATCTGTGTACATGTGGCATTTGAATGCTCCAGGAACAAACTAATTGTTAAAGAAAACAATACTGTGTTATAGTAAACACTAGGGCTGACCTGCCCTCCGCCATTCCTCACCCATTAACTTTCTAGACCTTCCCCTTCCCACACCATGCAACTACTAAGATTGCTTTTCACCTTCCCATTTCTGAGGCTGCTTCTCTTCAGTTTTGCAACCCTGCTTTGTGCTCTTGTTTTTACCTTCACCCCCATGTCCAtgcttcttctctctccttttgtgCAAGCAGCCTTGCACACAAACTTCCCACACAGTAACATCCTGTATCTACCTCCTCCACATTGCAACTATGCACCCTTTTCATTTTCTGCCCAAGTATAAAGCTACCATCCCTTTCATCTTCCACCCTATTCCTACGCCTTTTACTCCCTCTTTTCGCAAACCCCCTTGCACCCCCAATTTCATCTtcactcccttttcccttccatatttcctccttatttttctcaactctcccttgaaaaaagaaaaaagaaaatatgaggATCGCTTGAAGGagttggttatgtttagcctggaaaagaggagacagagagccATTTTctaatatcttaagggctgtcacatggaagttggagcaagattattttctcctgctctggagggtaggactcaaggcattggcttcaagttacaagaaaggagattctgactaaacattcggaaaaactttctgacagtaagaggagttcagcagtggaacagattcgAGACATGTTATTTTTGCCTGCGAGTTTGCAGATTCCTAGTTGGGGGAATTAAAgctttggcgctgtgggttaaaacacagagcctagggcttgctgatgagaaggtcggcagttcgaatcctcgtgacgtgatgagctcctgttgatcatagataccgctccggcgggaaggtaaacagcatttccgtatgctgctctggtttgccaggagcagcttagtcattctggccacatgaccaggaagctgtacgccagctccctcggccaataaagcgagatgagcgccgcaaccccagagtcagtcacgactggacctaatggtcaggggtccctttaccctttatatcACAACCATAGTGGTTGCAAAACTGCTGTTGCTGTCACATTTCCTTCCTGTGATGCTAAACTTTTAAGAGATCAAGACAGCATCCTTGTGAATGATATATACTAAATGTGTCTCCCAATTTACGCAGGGGTTACGTTCTGGACCTCTGTATGAGTCAGTGAAACGTGTGTAAATGGGGAGCACCTTAGAGAGTCCTAGTGGCTtgcgaggagaccctccccagagcccaaagaggatgtccTCTTCAGGCTCTGAGGAGGGTCTCCTCACAAGTCACTAGGACTCTCTAAGGTGCTCCCCATTTCCAGATTTCAGCGGGTTGAATGCAAATAGATGGTGTGTAAATGGGGTGCTGCCTGTAGTAGCTCCAGAACTACGGACTGGTATTACCGCTATTTTTATTTGTTCCAGGAAGTGGCTGATAAAGAGATTGCTGCCCTTCCCCGGGACAGCTGCCCAGTGAGGATCCGTAATCGATGTGTTCTGACATCCCGTCCACGAGCCGTAGTGTGGCGATGGAGGTTGAGCCGAATTGTCTTCCGCCATCTGGCTGACCATGCACAGCTCTCTGGAGTACAGAGAGCAATGTGGTGAGCCACCCCCAACAAGGCTTTTCTTCAAAAAAGACAAAACTGAGTTCTGTTTCAACTCCTAGGATGAATTAAAGACAAGTTATATAACTTGCAGTAtgtaaggaatggggggggggtagacctATTGGTAGAAGACCCCTAACCAGAAGGGGGCAACCTTGTTTAAATTTGTCAAACCTTCCACACTTGCTCCTCTTgcatatttaaaaatgacaagAAAAAATAAAGCAGTCCCACACTTGGATTTTGTTCGTCCTTTGCATTTAAGGTTTGATATATAATATTACATTGTTGCAGGGTGTATATTGCTAGCAAATCTGAAAATATCACATAGACAGAGAATTCAGATACACTACATAGTTACTACATCTATTTTCTTCCTGACTAGGCTGCTAAATGGATCGGTGCAGCTCTCACTGACACTAGATGGATTGCATGGTCCAAAAACAATGGCTAGAAACATGAGGGTTTAAGTAAATATAGTTATCCTATGTTTTGCAATTCTTGTTGGTGGGACTAGTCCTGTTATTTTGACTATTGCAATAATTACGTTACAACTTGTCAGTCCATCACTCTCCTCATTGAATATCTCCACAATGACAGATTGGCACAAATCCTCATCAGCCCAGAGGAAGCAAGAGTGAAACATCACTAACCCTGTCCCCTGGAACCTCCCAGCAATGTACTTAACAGTCCTATTACATGCTTCAATAGTGCTCTTGAAATAGGCACCATCAATCTCTGCAGAAAAGTATATGAAGCTTTCTCTTTCCCTTGTCTGTACATGGAGATTATGCATACCTGCCCTGAAATCTATTTCCTCAATAGTTAGAAGCGAAAGGTTCTTATACAGAAGTTGGGCAGGTGTAGGAAGTAAGTAGATGTTGATTTCAGACAATACACAGTTGCACTCAAACTAGCTTACTTATTTTTATCAATTTCACAAAAAGCACTTAAAGCTTTATGGAAAAAGGGCAACACATTTGAAGGAAAAGCTTTTCTGCATGCTTTATTTCCCATCTCCAACCTGAAATGTAAAACTTCTTTTTTGCGTGGAAGATTATGTAAACAGCACACTTTCTCTGATCTCAGCAGAAGCCCCATACAAAAGATGTATATTTAAGATGGGTATTTGTTCAAATATCTATTGGTAAATCATCTTTGACTTGCTTTTCTCGGCTCTCAACCCAGGCTTTGTTAATTGACCTCTTCATTTCATCATCGCCTTCAGCATACATCTTTTTCAAGAGATTCATCAACCCTTCACTCGGGTCTGAGGTGTCATAAGCAGCTTTCCTGGAGCATACAAATATACAGAAAATAATTACCTCACCAGTTAGTTACACACAAAGTTTGGTATGCATTAAGATTTAAATACAAGTAAacaagctgtgggttaaaccacagagcctagggcttgccgatcagaaggtcggcagtttgaatccccgcaacggagtgagctcccgttgcttggtccctgctcccgccaacctagcagtttgaaagcatgtcaaagtgcaagtagataaataggtactgcactggcaggaaggtaaacagcgtttccgtgcactgctctggttcgccagaagcagctttgtcatgctggccacatgacccggaagctgtacgctggctccctcggccagtaaagcgaaatgagtgctAAAACCCCacagtcgtctgcgactggacctaactgtcagggtccctttacctttacctttaaacaaacagTAAAATAATGAGAGCTCCAATCCTAAACCTGTTTACCTGAAAGTTTTATTAAAAATCAGTGGAACATATACAGAGGGATTGTTATGATTAGACTAAGAGTAACTGGCTGCGAGAGAGGAAGCCTGGATACCTTTATTACTGTCTTGTTTCTCCCCacttctgcttacaaacctcccaACTCCCAAATATAAATTTGTGCCCCCTCTCTTATAATCACAATACTCATGTTAAAAGTACATACATCAGACCTCAGCGAGTAAGAGGTGGGAACATGAAAAAGTACAGACATTAAACCTATCACTTGCGCTTACTATCTCTTCTGCATTACACCACACCTGCAGCCGCTCTGGTAAACTATCCATATATCCCCCAGGAAGCTTGTTTTGTAAATTGAGAACCTTGGGTTTTGCTACAGGACAAATTAGTTCCTGAACAGCTGACATTCAATGTAGTATTAATTCCAGAAAGTGACATGGCCCTTTTGTGCAGCAATACAAGCAAGCAACTTTTGCATATATTTAGTGGAATATTAAGTATTTGTGTTCTTGTAAGAACACAGGGAAGGTTTCATTAAAAATACTGTGGCCTGTTTCAGGTATGAGTAGTAAGAACCACCAGTAGGAAAAAACAGTTTCTGCAATAAATGTTTACAAGCAAAGATTAAAAGCTCATCGTGTTGCAGTTTAGAAAGACATGGAATTGTATTCTATTATGAAAATGAACAAGTTATAAATAAGATGATCTGCAGACAAAATTATTGAAGTGGCACAATTTGAGCCACTTATAATGGAACCTGGATTAGACTTTTGCCTCAAAGTCTTTTAATTGCCAAAACTGTAAAGACCATGACAATAACTCAGCATAAAACACCAGCTCAACTGACAAATATTTTGCATGGATCAACACCACTTTGGGTTAACAAGCCTAATCTGCAAGTCCTTTTTTTCTAGCAAACACAatgcaacagaagaagaaatagAGGTGCACTTACTCCTTCTCTTTAGTCTCTTTTTCAACTTGTGTTAGGCACTCCCATTtttcctcttgctttttcctACATAATATCAGTATCATATCTGTTTTGATCTGCAAAAATAAGAAAAGCACTATAAAAAGTGAAACAAGGTGGCAGAATTACCGAACAGGCTAAGCATcaataactttatttttaagagtaTTTAAAGAACGACAATTCAATTATgtgagttaaaatatagaatatgAACAACaggcagaaacaacaaaaaaggggcAAAATGAGCAGGAGAGATGGCATTGTATGAGCAATTTTCGCTCACGTAAAGTATACAATAAACTAATCCTGTGCAACACTTTTGCCAGCCAAAACCACCCACTGAATTTGTTGTGAAACATTCAGAATGGGGCTCGTGTTAGCAGTATGTTGTCAGTAATTTGAGACAAGGTAATCGTTTTCATCAATCTGAACATTTTTTGTGTTAAATCTCTACACAAATCTCAGAATAAATGCTCTCTTATATACAAGTGCTGTTTCTCTACTAGACAGGTCACATGATTGTAATTTGAAGGTTGCAAGATACAGTATGTACATTCTCTTGGGTGCAGCAAAAATGTCTTTCAGCTGCACCCAAGAGAAAGAATCTATCCTTAAGTTCAATACTGCCTGCTAAAGCCTAAGAAACTACATATAACATGGATGAGACTAGGCCCCTTAGATGGCATCAAAGTGCTTCTGCTAGTGCAGAGACTTGTGGCTGTGCAACGTAACTCCACTCCCTCTCCCAGAGGTCCCCACAGCTCTCCAGGGCTGATTTAGGGAGGGGAAAAACCATGGTGCTAATGGAAGCTCTTCTTTGGATGCCGTTCATTCTCCCCTACAGACTGGTTTCTTTGTGAAAGACTCTCTCTCGTTATGTCAAGTGGTACAGCTCAGATTTGTGACCTCAGGGACAAGTGGGCCTCTGAGGTATGTGGCTGACTGTCCTCTATCGCCCAGTAATATTGAAAACAGAACGTAAATATATGGGCAGGAAGCCTATCAAGAAAAGGCATCTATCCATCTTGAAACCACAAGCTACAGAACTGATCACTTACCCCCTGCCAAGTGCCTAATGACTAATCTGCAGCAAGTGTGGAAATCATAGGAATCTACAACAATCTTAGCATGTACTTGAAAAGAAGCACTTACCTTCCATGAGCTGCTTTCCACAGAGATGGGTTTCAGAAGATTGTTGAATGTCATAGTGTAGTTCTTGTTATTCAGATTCTTCACCAGCAGATCAAATGATCTAGAAGGAAGAAAAGATTAATCAGAAAGGCACAGTCTTGATTATCAAATTCAGAGAAAACTGgcatggaaagggggaaaaataaattTCTCTGCACCTAAAACCTGGTATCACAAATCTAGAATTACTTATATGACATAATTGAAGCAAAAGAGCTCGAAAgggaaaacaacaataaatactACAGAGATAACAGAAGCGGGTAAAAGTCAAGCCCAGAGACATTCGCATTAAACTGTAAGGAAATTAGTGCAACTTTAAGACACAGTAAATAACGATTTGGTGACACGATTGAGTTGCCTAGATGCCAATAGACACAAGTCCCGtaaggcaaagcaaagcaaaataaattggcCCATCAAATCGAAGTGTCCAGCGATTAACCAGAGCTCAATC
The genomic region above belongs to Zootoca vivipara chromosome 7, rZooViv1.1, whole genome shotgun sequence and contains:
- the MRPS14 gene encoding small ribosomal subunit protein uS14m; the encoded protein is MAAVLQAASRQIFRIPCVGQVRGYYVDWKMVRDVKRRKMAFEYADQRLRLNSLRKNKILPKELQEVADKEIAALPRDSCPVRIRNRCVLTSRPRAVVWRWRLSRIVFRHLADHAQLSGVQRAMW
- the CACYBP gene encoding calcyclin-binding protein isoform X1 is translated as MCFIQLHKDLDEVKELLKKASRKRVHDVLLAEKNKIEREIKNQLPVKIKAETSEEERPAPTGYTVKINNYAWDQSDKFLKIYITLSGVQHLPAENVKVHFTERSFDLLVKNLNNKNYTMTFNNLLKPISVESSSWKIKTDMILILCRKKQEEKWECLTQVEKETKEKEKAAYDTSDPSEGLMNLLKKMYAEGDDEMKRSINKAWVESREKQVKDDLPIDI
- the CACYBP gene encoding calcyclin-binding protein isoform X2; translation: MEELHKDLDEVKELLKKASRKRVHDVLLAEKNKIEREIKNQLPVKIKAETSEEERPAPTGYTVKINNYAWDQSDKFLKIYITLSGVQHLPAENVKVHFTERSFDLLVKNLNNKNYTMTFNNLLKPISVESSSWKIKTDMILILCRKKQEEKWECLTQVEKETKEKEKAAYDTSDPSEGLMNLLKKMYAEGDDEMKRSINKAWVESREKQVKDDLPIDI